The segment CGCCGTAGGCGCCGCTGCCGAAGTATATCTGGTTCAGATAAAAGGACAGGATCTCGGGCTTCGTGTAACGTTGTTCGATCCGGAGGGCGAGAGCCATTTCCTTGAGTTTCCTGGTATAGCTTCGCTCGGGGGTAAGAAAGAGCACCTTGGCAAGTTGCTGGGTAAGCGAGCTCCCGCCTTCCAGCACTTTTTTCGCCCGCACATTGCGGTAGAATGCCCGGGCGATGCCCCGGAAATCAATGCCGTGATGGCTGTAAAACCTGGCATCCTCAGTGGCGATGAGCGCCTTGATCAGGGCCTCGGGTATATTGTCCAGGCTGACGGTCGTCCGGTTTTCGATGAAAAACTCGGCGAGTAGTTTGTTGTTCCCCGAATAGACCCGGGAGGTAATGCTCGGCCGGTATTCTTCGAGCGTCTGGACTTCAGGCAGGTCCCAGGCCGAGAATATCACATAGCCAATGGAGCCGCCGATCAGCAATGCTGAGAGGGTCAGGAAAAGATAGAGCAGGAGCGATCTCTCATTCTTCATCGGGATGCATTATACGCTGGGGGTGAGCAAAAAGTAAAGCACGCGTTGCCTGGTTCCGCAGGGATGGCCGACACTCGTAGTCTGGACCGCGCTGCTTGTGTTTTCGCACCGACAATGTTATGATTCAACATTCATTTCTGCACCGTGCATTTTCCAGGCATCGTATGCAGCACCGTCGTTGTTTATCAGGGAGCAGGCGAACATGACCCATGAAAAGGGACTGGTCATCGTTTTTACCGGGGACGGCAAGGGCAAGACGAGCGCCGCACTCGGCATGGCGCTCCGCGCCAGCGGCCACAGGATGTACGTATCGCTCGTTCAATTTATCAAGTCCGGGTCGCCGACCGGCGAATCACGGGCAGCCGAGCGGCTGGCGCCCGAATTCGAGTTTGTCTCGTTGGGAAAGGGTTTTGTCAACTGCTGCGGGAGCACGCTGCCCCTGGCCGACCACAAGATGGCTGCGGCGGAGGCACTGGCGGCCGCCAGGCAGCGGATACATTCCGGCGGATGGGATCTGATCATCCTTGACGAGATCAACACTGCGGTTTCCCTGGGGCTGGTCGAGATCGGCGATGTCCTTGACCTGATCAGGAGCAAACCGACCAGGCTCCATGTGGTACTGACCGGCCGAGACGCACACCCTGACCTGATAGCAATCGCGGATCTGGTAACGGAGATGCGCTCCTTAAAACACCCTTACGAGAGTGGCATCACGGCAAGAAAAGGGATTGATTTTTAAAAGTAAAATTGACTTTGCCCGTTCGCCGTGATAGCATAGTTGCATAGCCTATGAAGCTTCAGCAGCATATGAAAAAATCACTGGTCACGGTGACCATAGAAAACGATCTGACCTTGCCCAGCCTCTTCGGAGACTTGGACAAGAACCTCAGGCTCATTGAGAACAACTACGGGGTGATCCTGAACGCGAGAGGGAACAGGATACAGATCGAGGGCGAGGAAAAGTCAGTCGCTCGGGTCGAACGGTTGCTCAAACAGCTTGCCGACATGCTGGCCCAGGGCGTTATAACTCAGAAGGATGAAGTGAACACTGCTATCCAGGCATCAACAGCCGACCCTTCCGCCGTACTCAAGGACCTCTTTCAAAAAACGATCCCCGTCTCGAGCAGAAAACGTGCCGTCGCGCTGAAGAATGAAACCCAGCGTAAATATGTTGAGGCCATCCGCCAGTACGACGTCGTGTTCGCCATCGGTCCGGCCGGCACTGGCAAGACCTATCTTGCGATGGCCACGGCCGTGTCCGCGCTGCTCCGGCGCGAGGTGAGCCGGATCATCCTGGTCCGGCCTGCCGTGGAGGCAGGGGAAAAGCTCGGCTTCCTGCCGGGGGACCTGTACGAAAAGGTCAACCCCTATTTGCGCCCGCTCCACGATGCTTTGTATGATATGATCGAGACGGAAAAGGCGAACAAGCTTGTGGAGCGAGGCGACATCGAGATAGCACCCCTTGCCTTTATGCGGGGCCGCACCCTGAACGACTCCTTCATCATCCTGGACGAGGCGCAGAATACGACCACGGATCAGATGAAGATGTTCCTCACGAGACTGGGTTTTAATTCAAAGACCGTCATCACCGGAGACATCACCCAGATCGACCTTCCGAGCGGGAAGGGTTCAGGACTCGTCGAAGTCCGGAACATCCTGGAAGGGATTGAAGGCATCGAGTTCGTGTATTTCACGAACCGGGACG is part of the Nitrospirota bacterium genome and harbors:
- a CDS encoding PhoH family protein, with the translated sequence MKKSLVTVTIENDLTLPSLFGDLDKNLRLIENNYGVILNARGNRIQIEGEEKSVARVERLLKQLADMLAQGVITQKDEVNTAIQASTADPSAVLKDLFQKTIPVSSRKRAVALKNETQRKYVEAIRQYDVVFAIGPAGTGKTYLAMATAVSALLRREVSRIILVRPAVEAGEKLGFLPGDLYEKVNPYLRPLHDALYDMIETEKANKLVERGDIEIAPLAFMRGRTLNDSFIILDEAQNTTTDQMKMFLTRLGFNSKTVITGDITQIDLPSGKGSGLVEVRNILEGIEGIEFVYFTNRDVVRHKLVQKIIKAYEKYEGKHEKE
- the cobO gene encoding cob(I)yrinic acid a,c-diamide adenosyltransferase yields the protein MTHEKGLVIVFTGDGKGKTSAALGMALRASGHRMYVSLVQFIKSGSPTGESRAAERLAPEFEFVSLGKGFVNCCGSTLPLADHKMAAAEALAAARQRIHSGGWDLIILDEINTAVSLGLVEIGDVLDLIRSKPTRLHVVLTGRDAHPDLIAIADLVTEMRSLKHPYESGITARKGIDF